DNA sequence from the Brevundimonas sp. NIBR10 genome:
GTCGCCTGGGGCGGGCCCGGCTGGGACGTCGTCCAACGCTCGATTTTCGAGGACGAAGCGGCCCTGGCCCATGCGCCGCGCATCGTGCCGTTCGGCGTGAATATGCTCGGCCCGGTGTTGATCAAATACGGCTCCGAGGCCCAGAAGCAGTATTGGCTGCCGCGCATTCTCGACGGTTCGGACTGGTGGTCGCAGGGCTATTCCGAACCGGGCGCCGGGTCCGACCTCGCCAACGTCCAGACACGCGCCGTGCGCGAGGGCGACCACTATGTCGTCAACGGCCAGAAGACCTGGACCACCCTGGGCCAGTGGGGGACCATGATCTTCTGTCTGGTGCGCACCTCGACCGAGGGCAAGCGACAGGAGGGCATCTCCTTCCTTCTGATCGACATGACCTCACCCGGCGTCGAGGTCCGGCCGATCATCACCCTCGACGGCGCCCACGAGGTCAACGAGGTCTTCTTCACCGATGTTCGCGTCCCCGTGGCGAACCGCGTCGGTGAGGAGAACCGGGGCTGGACCTATGCGAAATATCTGCTGACCTACGAGCGCACCAACATCGCGGGCGTCGGGGCCTCGGTGGCGGCGTTCGAGCGGCTTGCGACCGTCGCGCGACGGCTCGGGATGGTGAACGATCCCCTGTTCGCGGCGCGGATGGCGCGCATCGAGATTGATCTTGAGAATATGAAGACCACGAACCTGCGGGTCATCGCCGCGGTGGCCGGCGGAGGCGCGCCCGGGGCCGAAAGTTCCATGCTCAAGATCAAGGGAACCGAGATTCGCCAGGAGATCACAGGCCTGCTGCGCCGCGCGCTCGGCCCCTATGCCCAGCCGTATCAGCCCGAGGCGCTGGAGCCTGGCTGGAACGGGGAGCCGGTCGGCCCGCCCGAAGGCGCCGCGGCGGCGTCCAGCTATTTCAACAATCGCAAGCTCTCGATCTTCGGCGGCTCCAACGAGATCCAGAAGAACATCATCTCCAAAGCGATCCTGGGCCTCTGACGATGGACTTCAATCATACCGAAGACCGCCAGATGCTGGCGGACACCCTGAACCGCTATCTCGCCGACCGGTATCCGATCGAGCGGCGCAATGACGCCGCCTTCGGACCGATCGG
Encoded proteins:
- a CDS encoding acyl-CoA dehydrogenase family protein, whose protein sequence is MDLSYTAEQTAFREQVRAFLKAELPADLAEAVRTGRHLQKADHERWHAVLNARGWLATHWPVAWGGPGWDVVQRSIFEDEAALAHAPRIVPFGVNMLGPVLIKYGSEAQKQYWLPRILDGSDWWSQGYSEPGAGSDLANVQTRAVREGDHYVVNGQKTWTTLGQWGTMIFCLVRTSTEGKRQEGISFLLIDMTSPGVEVRPIITLDGAHEVNEVFFTDVRVPVANRVGEENRGWTYAKYLLTYERTNIAGVGASVAAFERLATVARRLGMVNDPLFAARMARIEIDLENMKTTNLRVIAAVAGGGAPGAESSMLKIKGTEIRQEITGLLRRALGPYAQPYQPEALEPGWNGEPVGPPEGAAAASSYFNNRKLSIFGGSNEIQKNIISKAILGL